A genomic segment from Nicotiana sylvestris chromosome 1, ASM39365v2, whole genome shotgun sequence encodes:
- the LOC104225664 gene encoding AT-rich interactive domain-containing protein 6-like isoform X1 — translation MVDCKIEDNKETLPEKGDAISSSGITNGTVSKKDILAEKENLGEELVTAGKELFQDVGSCTKRETPDFSILDATSSRVQNEEGDSADENVLFKSPTVASKAEGDVNASESQGPRGCRDSTNLDSTDQLDSIVQNESLMEVRADDEELKKRKDGVTEGEVSGRATQMESCTIYVAGKKELKIGVKRCASLLNNKEMEENLKRGAILKQASTENETKEGSDDLLKETEVLSANKIKDELLKPELDVEHDIDVKTPGKTFLLDINPMGGDESGTEEEQAAFMKGLETFHKERCLEFKAPRFYGEPLNCLKLWRAVIRLGGYEQVTSCKLWRQVGESFKPPKTCTTVSWTFRCFYEKALLEYEKHKMRSGELPFAEAAFAEPTSSGIQGNQASGSGRARRDAAARAMQGWHSQRLLGNGEVGDPIIKEKSTVSMPKREKQLKSIGLKRKKPSPMEQVAKVTCMKVSKPHLETMVADIGPPADWVKINVQRTKDCYEVYALVPGLLREEVRVQSDPAGRLVISGQPEQLDNPWGVAPFKKVVSLPSRIDPHQTSAVVTLHGQLFVRVPFEQSNV, via the exons ATGGTTGATTGTAAGATAGAAGATAACAAAGAAACCCTGCCAGAAAAGGGGGATGCCATTTCCAGTAGCGGCATCACAAATGGCACCGTGTCAAAAAAGGACATACTTGCAGAAAAAGAGAACTTGGGCGAAGAGTTGGTGACTGCAGGGAAGGAGCTGTTTCAAGATGTCGGTAGTTGCACAAAGAGGGAGACCCCAGACTTCAGCATACTTGATGCTACGAGTTCTCGGGTGCAGAATGAAGAAGGAGACTCAGCAGACGAAAATGTTTTGTTCAAATCTCCCACCGTTGCCTCCAAAGCTGAAGGCGATGTAAATGCTAGTGAATCTCAAGGTCCTCGTGGCTGCAGGGACAGTACTAATCTTGATTCTACTGATCAATTGGACTCCATCGTCCAGAATGAGAGTCTTATGGAAGTTAGAGCGGATGATGAAGAACTTAAAAAACGGAAAGATGGGGTGACTGAAGGGGAGGTAAGTGGTCGGGCAACTCAAATGGAATCATGTACGATATATGTTGCTGGAAAAAAAGAACTGAAAATTGGAGTGAAGAGGTGTGCCTCACTCTTAAACAATAAAGAAATGGAGGAGAACCTGAAGCGAGGAGCGATTCTGAAGCAGGCATCAACGGAAAATGAAACAAAGGAGGGATCGGATGATTTGTTGAAAGAGACAGAGGTGCTATCAGCCAATAAAATAAAGGATGAATTACTAAAGCCCGAATTGGATGTTGAACATGATATTGATGTGAAAACTCCTGGCAAGACCTTTCTGCTGGATATAAATCCCATGGGGGGCgatgagtctggaacagaggaaGAGCAAGCTGCATTTATGAAAGGGCTAGAGACTTTCCACAAAGAAAGGTGCTTGGAGTTCAAGGCCCCGCGGTTCTATGGAGAGCCATTAAATTGTCTCAA GTTGTGGAGAGCAGTGATCAGACTTGGTGGTTATGAGCAG GTAACATCATGCAAGCTATGGCGGCAAGTAGGAGAATCATTCAAACCCCCCAA GACTTGTACTACTGTCTCTTGGACATTCCGATGTTTTTACGAGAAG GCCCTACTAGAATATGAAAAGCACAAAATGCGTAGTGGTGAGCTTCCATTTGCTGAAGCTGCTTTTGCAGAACCGACTAGTTCTGGAATCCAG GGGAATCAAGCCTCCGGATCTGGTAGAGCGAGAAGAGATGCGGCAGCTCGAGCGATGCAAGGTTGGCATTCTCAACGTCTTCTTGGTAATGGTGAGGTTGGAGATCCTATCATTAAG GAGAAGAGCACCGTGTCTATGCCAAAGCGTGAAAAGCAACTTAAAAGCATTG GTTTGAAGCGGAAAAAGCCATCCCCCATGGAGCAGGTTGCCAAAGTTACATGCATGAAAGTATCAAAACCGCA TTTGGAGACAATGGTAGCGGATATTGGCCCTCCAGCTGACTGGGTGAAGATCAATGTGCAGAGAACT AAGGATTGTTACGAAGTGTATGCTTTAGTTCCTGGCCTTTTGCGTGAAGAG GTTCGCGTGCAGTCTGATCCAGCTGGGCGCTTGGTTATTTCTGGCCAACCTGAACAGCTGGACAATCCTTGGGGTGTTGCTCCATTCAAAAAG GTAGTCAGTTTACCTTCAAGAATTGATCCTCACCAGACCTCTGCTGTGGTTACTCTGCATGGGCAGCTCTTTGTGCGTGTACCATTTGAACAATCAAATGTTTAG
- the LOC104225664 gene encoding uncharacterized protein isoform X3: protein MVDCKIEDNKETLPEKGDAISSSGITNGTVSKKDILAEKENLGEELVTAGKELFQDVGSCTKRETPDFSILDATSSRVQNEEGDSADENVLFKSPTVASKAEGDVNASESQGPRGCRDSTNLDSTDQLDSIVQNESLMEVRADDEELKKRKDGVTEGEVSGRATQMESCTIYVAGKKELKIGVKRCASLLNNKEMEENLKRGAILKQASTENETKEGSDDLLKETEVLSANKIKDELLKPELDVEHDIDVKTPGKTFLLDINPMGGDESGTEEEQAAFMKGLETFHKERCLEFKAPRFYGEPLNCLKLWRAVIRLGGYEQVTSCKLWRQVGESFKPPKTCTTVSWTFRCFYEKALLEYEKHKMRSGELPFAEAAFAEPTSSGIQGNQASGSGRARRDAAARAMQGWHSQRLLGNGEVGDPIIKEKSTVSMPKREKQLKSIGLKRKKPSPMEQVAKVTCMKVSKPQLRFRVSSRFLTDSLLTHKFRWLA from the exons ATGGTTGATTGTAAGATAGAAGATAACAAAGAAACCCTGCCAGAAAAGGGGGATGCCATTTCCAGTAGCGGCATCACAAATGGCACCGTGTCAAAAAAGGACATACTTGCAGAAAAAGAGAACTTGGGCGAAGAGTTGGTGACTGCAGGGAAGGAGCTGTTTCAAGATGTCGGTAGTTGCACAAAGAGGGAGACCCCAGACTTCAGCATACTTGATGCTACGAGTTCTCGGGTGCAGAATGAAGAAGGAGACTCAGCAGACGAAAATGTTTTGTTCAAATCTCCCACCGTTGCCTCCAAAGCTGAAGGCGATGTAAATGCTAGTGAATCTCAAGGTCCTCGTGGCTGCAGGGACAGTACTAATCTTGATTCTACTGATCAATTGGACTCCATCGTCCAGAATGAGAGTCTTATGGAAGTTAGAGCGGATGATGAAGAACTTAAAAAACGGAAAGATGGGGTGACTGAAGGGGAGGTAAGTGGTCGGGCAACTCAAATGGAATCATGTACGATATATGTTGCTGGAAAAAAAGAACTGAAAATTGGAGTGAAGAGGTGTGCCTCACTCTTAAACAATAAAGAAATGGAGGAGAACCTGAAGCGAGGAGCGATTCTGAAGCAGGCATCAACGGAAAATGAAACAAAGGAGGGATCGGATGATTTGTTGAAAGAGACAGAGGTGCTATCAGCCAATAAAATAAAGGATGAATTACTAAAGCCCGAATTGGATGTTGAACATGATATTGATGTGAAAACTCCTGGCAAGACCTTTCTGCTGGATATAAATCCCATGGGGGGCgatgagtctggaacagaggaaGAGCAAGCTGCATTTATGAAAGGGCTAGAGACTTTCCACAAAGAAAGGTGCTTGGAGTTCAAGGCCCCGCGGTTCTATGGAGAGCCATTAAATTGTCTCAA GTTGTGGAGAGCAGTGATCAGACTTGGTGGTTATGAGCAG GTAACATCATGCAAGCTATGGCGGCAAGTAGGAGAATCATTCAAACCCCCCAA GACTTGTACTACTGTCTCTTGGACATTCCGATGTTTTTACGAGAAG GCCCTACTAGAATATGAAAAGCACAAAATGCGTAGTGGTGAGCTTCCATTTGCTGAAGCTGCTTTTGCAGAACCGACTAGTTCTGGAATCCAG GGGAATCAAGCCTCCGGATCTGGTAGAGCGAGAAGAGATGCGGCAGCTCGAGCGATGCAAGGTTGGCATTCTCAACGTCTTCTTGGTAATGGTGAGGTTGGAGATCCTATCATTAAG GAGAAGAGCACCGTGTCTATGCCAAAGCGTGAAAAGCAACTTAAAAGCATTG GTTTGAAGCGGAAAAAGCCATCCCCCATGGAGCAGGTTGCCAAAGTTACATGCATGAAAGTATCAAAACCGCAGTTAAGATTCCGGGTTTCCTCTAGATTCTTAACGGACTCGTTGCTTACACATAAATTCAGGTGGCTTGCATAA
- the LOC104225664 gene encoding AT-rich interactive domain-containing protein 6-like isoform X2, with protein MVDCKIEDNKETLPEKGDAISSSGITNGTVSKKDILAEKENLGEELVTAGKELFQDVGSCTKRETPDFSILDATSSRVQNEEGDSADENVLFKSPTVASKAEGDVNASESQGPRGCRDSTNLDSTDQLDSIVQNESLMEVRADDEELKKRKDGVTEGEVSGRATQMESCTIYVAGKKELKIGVKRCASLLNNKEMEENLKRGAILKQASTENETKEGSDDLLKETEVLSANKIKDELLKPELDVEHDIDVKTPGKTFLLDINPMGGDESGTEEEQAAFMKGLETFHKERCLEFKAPRFYGEPLNCLKLWRAVIRLGGYEQVTSCKLWRQVGESFKPPKTCTTVSWTFRCFYEKGNQASGSGRARRDAAARAMQGWHSQRLLGNGEVGDPIIKEKSTVSMPKREKQLKSIGLKRKKPSPMEQVAKVTCMKVSKPHLETMVADIGPPADWVKINVQRTKDCYEVYALVPGLLREEVRVQSDPAGRLVISGQPEQLDNPWGVAPFKKVVSLPSRIDPHQTSAVVTLHGQLFVRVPFEQSNV; from the exons ATGGTTGATTGTAAGATAGAAGATAACAAAGAAACCCTGCCAGAAAAGGGGGATGCCATTTCCAGTAGCGGCATCACAAATGGCACCGTGTCAAAAAAGGACATACTTGCAGAAAAAGAGAACTTGGGCGAAGAGTTGGTGACTGCAGGGAAGGAGCTGTTTCAAGATGTCGGTAGTTGCACAAAGAGGGAGACCCCAGACTTCAGCATACTTGATGCTACGAGTTCTCGGGTGCAGAATGAAGAAGGAGACTCAGCAGACGAAAATGTTTTGTTCAAATCTCCCACCGTTGCCTCCAAAGCTGAAGGCGATGTAAATGCTAGTGAATCTCAAGGTCCTCGTGGCTGCAGGGACAGTACTAATCTTGATTCTACTGATCAATTGGACTCCATCGTCCAGAATGAGAGTCTTATGGAAGTTAGAGCGGATGATGAAGAACTTAAAAAACGGAAAGATGGGGTGACTGAAGGGGAGGTAAGTGGTCGGGCAACTCAAATGGAATCATGTACGATATATGTTGCTGGAAAAAAAGAACTGAAAATTGGAGTGAAGAGGTGTGCCTCACTCTTAAACAATAAAGAAATGGAGGAGAACCTGAAGCGAGGAGCGATTCTGAAGCAGGCATCAACGGAAAATGAAACAAAGGAGGGATCGGATGATTTGTTGAAAGAGACAGAGGTGCTATCAGCCAATAAAATAAAGGATGAATTACTAAAGCCCGAATTGGATGTTGAACATGATATTGATGTGAAAACTCCTGGCAAGACCTTTCTGCTGGATATAAATCCCATGGGGGGCgatgagtctggaacagaggaaGAGCAAGCTGCATTTATGAAAGGGCTAGAGACTTTCCACAAAGAAAGGTGCTTGGAGTTCAAGGCCCCGCGGTTCTATGGAGAGCCATTAAATTGTCTCAA GTTGTGGAGAGCAGTGATCAGACTTGGTGGTTATGAGCAG GTAACATCATGCAAGCTATGGCGGCAAGTAGGAGAATCATTCAAACCCCCCAA GACTTGTACTACTGTCTCTTGGACATTCCGATGTTTTTACGAGAAG GGGAATCAAGCCTCCGGATCTGGTAGAGCGAGAAGAGATGCGGCAGCTCGAGCGATGCAAGGTTGGCATTCTCAACGTCTTCTTGGTAATGGTGAGGTTGGAGATCCTATCATTAAG GAGAAGAGCACCGTGTCTATGCCAAAGCGTGAAAAGCAACTTAAAAGCATTG GTTTGAAGCGGAAAAAGCCATCCCCCATGGAGCAGGTTGCCAAAGTTACATGCATGAAAGTATCAAAACCGCA TTTGGAGACAATGGTAGCGGATATTGGCCCTCCAGCTGACTGGGTGAAGATCAATGTGCAGAGAACT AAGGATTGTTACGAAGTGTATGCTTTAGTTCCTGGCCTTTTGCGTGAAGAG GTTCGCGTGCAGTCTGATCCAGCTGGGCGCTTGGTTATTTCTGGCCAACCTGAACAGCTGGACAATCCTTGGGGTGTTGCTCCATTCAAAAAG GTAGTCAGTTTACCTTCAAGAATTGATCCTCACCAGACCTCTGCTGTGGTTACTCTGCATGGGCAGCTCTTTGTGCGTGTACCATTTGAACAATCAAATGTTTAG
- the LOC138889378 gene encoding uncharacterized mitochondrial protein AtMg00300-like, producing MGNNATCAIVGIGSVRVRCHDGVVRTITQVRHVPDLKKNLISLSTLDEQGYRYMSEAGTIKVTKGSLVMLKGKLENGLYTLAGSTIVGSANASTVQLSNDDKARLGHMSARGLEMLSNRNLLEGEKISTLDFCEHCVLGKQKKVSFSTGKHKTRGVLDYIHSDLWGPSKLPSKGKKSI from the exons atgggcaataatgcaacttgtgcaatagttggcattggctcagttcgggttcgctgccatgatggagtcgtgaggactattacacaagtccgtcatgttcctgatctgaagaagaatttgatctccctgagtactctggatgaacaaggctacaggtacatgagcgaagcaggaactataaaggtgactaaaggttctttagtcatgctgaaaggcaagctggagaacggcctttacacattggccggaagcaccattgttggctctgcaaatgcatctacagtgcagttatctaatgatgacaaggcaagactgggtcatatgagcgcacgtggactggagatgttgagcaatcgtaaccttttggaaggtgagaagatcagcacacttgacttctgtgagcactgcgttctagggaagcaaaagaaggtcagcttcagcactggcaaacacaagacaagaggagtgctagactacatccattcagatttatggggtccctctaaacttccatcgaagggcaaaaagag catttaa